The following are encoded together in the Scytonema millei VB511283 genome:
- a CDS encoding DUF6152 family protein, which yields MVTWTSTAMAHHGWSEYDNSKTLNLSGKIQAIGYDNPHVILQLQTKEQLWEAVLAPPSRLQNRGLLPKQLQVGETVNVVGYPHRSEKNEMRAEQIIVGEKTIPLR from the coding sequence ATGGTTACTTGGACAAGCACGGCAATGGCACACCACGGATGGAGCGAATACGACAACAGCAAAACACTCAATCTATCAGGCAAAATTCAAGCCATTGGCTACGATAACCCGCACGTTATCTTACAACTGCAAACCAAAGAGCAGCTATGGGAAGCCGTCCTTGCGCCACCCTCGCGGCTGCAAAACCGAGGACTATTACCAAAGCAATTGCAAGTTGGAGAAACGGTTAACGTTGTAGGTTATCCTCACCGTAGCGAAAAGAACGAGATGCGGGCAGAGCAGATTATAGTCGGCGAAAAAACTATACCGCTGCGCTAA
- a CDS encoding GAF domain-containing sensor histidine kinase, whose amino-acid sequence MSSSQDLSFHQLLPLTIFQQLGQLLQQMAQELGNEALIVTEEALVSIPTPPEATDKFTLVVSKQFSALLVAERRQETGARRQREELTLKESIVLNSVNSEFDTEAYVTLHERNSELLNAKLTFEPEAIAQFLQHLNGCLEDNSLARATLARYSQVIQPNNATLQGKFTLMLLSVLAPSSYQNDEPETIYPFVSVCQPVEQALHQQIAHERLLNQVTTQIRQSLELPIIISNVVERVREFLQVDRLVVYQFEQQESGSREQLPVISDQLSVTTNSRLPTPDSQLPTPDSRLSTQGCVIYEARASKSIDSVLNYREENCFIPSSGCWEKYRQGFTLAIADVNKAYVLSSCLLAFLQKIQVRAKLIAPIVFQQQLWGLLIAHQCYEPRSWQENEKNLLRRIAEQLALAIYQEELMRSLKLEKQTLEQRVIERTQALHDALLAAQAASRAKSEFLATMSHELRTPLTSVIGMSSTLLRWPLGELSQRQRQYLQTIHDSGEHLLALINDILELTQFESGKAVLNLNEFALAQLAEASLRSLSDRATRQAVNVMLDLKIPLDYRLFADPQRVSQILWNLLSNAIKFTPEGGEVILRVWSENDFAVIQVEDTGIGIAEEHLPLIFEKFQQLDSPYQRHYDGTGLGLALTKQLVDLHQGRIEVESTLGTGSIFTVWLPNSRESGVGSRELG is encoded by the coding sequence ATGTCTAGTTCTCAGGACTTGAGCTTCCATCAACTTTTGCCCCTGACAATTTTTCAGCAATTAGGGCAACTTCTTCAACAGATGGCTCAAGAATTGGGAAATGAAGCTTTGATAGTTACGGAAGAAGCACTGGTTTCAATTCCGACACCACCTGAAGCGACAGATAAGTTTACATTAGTCGTGTCAAAACAATTTAGCGCTTTGCTAGTAGCAGAAAGAAGACAGGAGACAGGAGCCAGGCGACAGAGAGAAGAACTTACACTAAAAGAGTCAATAGTTTTAAACTCAGTCAATTCAGAATTTGATACAGAAGCTTACGTTACACTGCACGAGCGAAACTCGGAATTACTCAACGCCAAATTAACATTTGAGCCAGAAGCGATCGCCCAATTTTTGCAACACCTAAACGGCTGCTTAGAAGACAATTCTCTTGCCCGCGCTACTTTAGCTCGATACAGCCAAGTCATTCAACCCAACAACGCCACTCTACAAGGGAAGTTTACGTTAATGTTGCTGTCCGTGCTAGCCCCAAGCTCGTACCAAAATGACGAGCCAGAAACGATTTACCCTTTTGTTTCGGTCTGCCAACCTGTAGAACAAGCTTTGCACCAACAAATTGCCCACGAGCGTTTGCTCAACCAAGTGACGACTCAAATTCGTCAAAGCTTGGAATTACCCATCATCATCTCCAATGTCGTAGAACGAGTCCGAGAGTTTTTGCAAGTCGATCGCCTAGTAGTCTATCAATTCGAGCAACAAGAATCAGGGAGCAGGGAGCAGTTACCAGTTATCAGTGACCAGTTATCAGTTACCACCAACTCCCGACTCCCAACTCCCGACTCCCAACTCCCGACTCCCGACTCTCGACTCTCCACTCAAGGCTGTGTCATCTACGAAGCCCGTGCTAGCAAGTCAATTGATTCCGTACTCAATTATCGAGAAGAGAACTGCTTTATTCCTTCTTCTGGGTGTTGGGAGAAATATCGCCAAGGTTTTACGCTAGCGATCGCAGATGTTAACAAAGCTTATGTTTTATCGTCTTGCTTGCTAGCTTTTTTGCAGAAAATTCAGGTACGAGCCAAACTAATCGCTCCAATTGTATTTCAGCAACAACTTTGGGGTTTACTCATCGCCCACCAATGCTACGAACCGCGCTCTTGGCAGGAAAATGAGAAAAATTTACTGCGGCGAATAGCGGAACAACTGGCGCTCGCAATCTATCAAGAAGAGTTAATGCGATCGCTGAAGTTGGAAAAACAAACCCTAGAACAAAGAGTGATCGAGCGGACTCAAGCATTACATGATGCTCTACTTGCAGCTCAAGCAGCTAGCCGCGCTAAAAGTGAATTTCTCGCGACGATGAGCCACGAATTACGCACTCCCCTCACTAGCGTCATTGGGATGTCATCTACCTTACTACGCTGGCCTTTAGGAGAATTGAGTCAGCGTCAACGTCAGTACTTACAAACAATTCACGATAGTGGCGAACATCTTCTAGCACTCATCAACGACATTTTAGAATTGACGCAGTTCGAGTCAGGCAAGGCAGTTTTAAATTTAAACGAATTTGCTCTAGCACAACTAGCAGAAGCTAGCTTGCGATCGCTGAGCGATCGAGCAACGCGCCAAGCAGTTAATGTCATGCTCGATCTCAAAATCCCGCTTGACTATCGGCTGTTTGCCGATCCCCAACGAGTCAGTCAAATCTTATGGAATCTACTCAGTAACGCGATTAAATTCACTCCCGAAGGCGGAGAGGTGATTTTAAGAGTTTGGAGCGAGAATGACTTTGCCGTAATTCAGGTAGAAGATACGGGAATTGGCATTGCTGAAGAACATTTACCTCTGATTTTTGAAAAATTCCAACAACTCGATTCTCCTTACCAGCGTCATTATGATGGGACGGGATTGGGTTTAGCCTTGACTAAGCAACTCGTCGATCTCCACCAAGGTCGGATTGAAGTCGAATCGACTTTAGGTACGGGTTCTATTTTTACCGTTTGGTTGCCTAATAGTCGGGAGTCGGGAGTCGGAAGTCGAGAGTTGGGATAA